CTGGCCTTCTTCCACTGTTCCAGATAGCGGTCGATGAGGGTGAGGCGCTTGGCCCAGCGTTCCTGCAGCTCGGCCGAGAGAAGGTTCTTCTTCAGGGCCAGGCTCATCAAGGGCACGCACTCGTGGGCCAGGGACGTGGCCTCCTCCAGCAGTTTTTCCGTACGGGCCTGGCTGGCGGATTTTTTCGCCCCGGCCACCGCCTGGGAAAGGGCGTGGACCTGGCGCTTGAGCCGCGACACAGCCTCGTGCTTCAAGGCCCAGGGCAGGTTCTGGTAGGTCTTGTTGATCTCCCCCGCCAGGTCGTCGCAGAGGGCGTTCACGTCCACTTCCATGAAATCCGAATGGGCCATGGGGCCATTCTAACCGGACCGGGGGCCGCCGGGGAGGGGGCCGGTCAACGCCCTGGGACGGGCGCCCCTTCCGTTTCCAGGCGGCGCTGAAGGTCCGCCTTACGGTGGAGGATCTTCCATTGGGCGGGGCTCCAGCAGGGAACGCCATGGGCCTCGGCCTGACGATAGGCGCCTTCGGCGGTGATGAAATCCAGGTGGTAACGGGCCAGTTCGCCCAATTCGCGGAACTCATCCCCTCGACCCCAGCCCCTTTCCAAACTGGCCAGGACCCCGCCCAAGTCACCGTCCCGAAGGAAGCTGACGGCCCGCATGTGCCCCCAACGGCTTTCCAGGAAAGGAATGCCCACGGCCAGGTCCTGCCTGTCCTGCAGGAGGGAACGGACCCGCTCCCGGGTCCGTGGCGAGGGAAAGCAAAGACTTTCGTAAAGCATTCGATCGAGAAAGGCATTCGCTTCCAGGAACCGATGGGCCTGGGCCCGGGCCGCCCCTTCCAGATCCACGACCTCCATCCAATAGGAGACGCCTTCCTGGACCGGGTAGAGGGGTGGGCCCAGCCGATACCAGGAACCTTTGGGGAATGTCCGGCCCAAGAGCGGGACCTCGGGCGTTTCAGCGAAAAAAGCGGCCCATCGGGCTTGGTCCGGGCCTAGGGCCGGATTGCGCCCCGCATCGAAGGGGAAGCAAGCCACCTCCAGACTTTGTTCCTTGGGGTCCTTTTCCAGGGAGGCGGGGAATCCGTTCAGGACCCATCCGGGACCGTGCTCCCGTTGGAAGGCCTCCAGGATGCGGTAGGCCTCGAAGCAGGGACGTTGTTTTGCGTATCGGTCCCAAAGCCCCGGATTTTTTTCCCAGAAGGCCGGATAGGCCACGGTCAAGTGGTAAAGATCCAGGGCCAGGGAAGGCAAGGCAAGGGCCAGCAGAAGGGCCCATCGCCGATGACCCTTCCACGATCCCGAAAGGAGCCAAAGGCCCCGGGCGGCCAACAAAAGGACCAGGGGCATCAGGCATCCCAGACGGAACATCTCCAGGTTGGATGTCAGGAAAGCGGGCAGCAGGAAGACCGTGCCGGCGAAAGCCATCCAACGGGCCCAGGCCCGCCGTGGATCCCCGAGACACTCGAGCAGGCCCAAAAAAAATGCCGAAGCGAGCAGGGGATTCAAGAAGCCCCCCCAAAAGGGCCGATAGGAGAAAGTGCCCAAAGCCGGATCGCTCCCCCAAAAGATCGCGCCCAGGTAGGAGCCCAAGACCCTTGCATAATGCGACCACGAGAAGCCGTCCTGGAAAGCCCAGATGCTGGCCAAGTAATCCTCCCGGGGAAGGGCAAGGTGGGCCTCAGCCAGGGGAAGGGCGATCAGCCCCGCGGGAAGGGCCAAGGCCAGGAAGCGGGGAAGCCGTTCCCGGCGCGGGACCGTCCGAAGACGCCCAAGGAGCGTTCCCCCGATCACGGCCCCGATCAGAAGGCCTTGGTTCCAAAAAAGGTAGAGCCCTCCCGCCAGGGCCGCGCCGGCCAGGGCCCAGGTCCATGGCCGTCCTTTGAGGGCGACCCCCAGCAGGGCCAGGCCAAGGAGTTCCCAAAGGGGGAGCCAAGTGGCGGGTACGTTGAAGCGGCCCAGGTAAAAGGGCCAAAAGGAAAGGCCGACCAATGAAGCGGCGAGGAAGGCGAAAGGTGCCGGGAAGAAGACCCGGGCGGCCCCATACGCCATCGGTACCGCCGCCAGGGAGACCAGGGCGGGAAGGGCCCAAAGATGGGCGAGGGAAGGCGGGAAGATCCGGTAAAAGAGGGCTTGGATCCAATAGGAAGCCGGGGAAACATGATCGAAGGAGAAGAGGAGGTTCCACCGCCATTCATGGTCCAGTTGGCAGGCGAAAAAACTCCCGGTCCCTTCATCGGTCAGGGGCCAGAGGGAGAGCGAGTCGAGGCGGTAGAACCGAATGGCCGCGGAGGCCAGCAGGAGCGGGATCCAGGCCCAAACGGCAGGGGCCGGGCCTTTGTCCCTCCCGGAGAGGCGGACCCAACCCTTCGGGACCCGGCCCAGAAGGATCATCACGGACAGGAGACCCGCCACCATCTTCCAGGGGAATGGAAAAGGAACACAGGACAAGAAGGCATTGCCCAGGACGAGGATCAGGAACAAGAGACCTAAAGACCGGGAGTTCGGGACCCGGGCCCGTGGGTTCATGGCCGGGCCTTCCTGGGTCCATGTCTCCAACGTATCAGCAGAAGGAAGGACCCGAAGGCCGCGGCTATCAAGGTGATCCCGGCGCCCAGGCGGAAGGAATTGGGCTCGTAGGAGAACAAGAAGTGGTGGTAGCCGGCGCCCAAAGGGACCGCCCGGAAAAGATAATCCCCGGGTTGGATCGAATAGGACCGTTGGGAGCTGTCGGGAAAGGCCTTCGCGCGCCAGCCGGGGAGGAGGTTGTCGGTCATGAGGAGCATCCGGGGACGGTCCGTCGCGGCCCGAACCTCGATGTGGTCCGGATCCCACTCCTTCCATTCCAGGCGCCCCGGGTCCTTCCCCGGCCGGGGTGCGGGATCGGGCGGCGATTCGAGCAGGACCTCGGAGCCGGGCTGGAAGCGGGGATCGGTCAATGCGGCCAACAAACCCTCGTCCCCTACGACTTCCCGCCATTGGTCCAAAAGCAGCATCCGGGGGAAGGAGGGAAAGGGGACCGGGATGACCTTGAAGCCGCCCTTGAGGTCGCTCACGAGGCATTGGAGGCGGAGCAGCCGGTAACAGGGCGGGAACTGGAACAGGACCGGGACGGAAGGGTGCACCGCGCTCAGGGGCAAGCCCTGGGAATAGGCGATGAAATAGCCGTAGCGCCGGGGAAGGACCGGATCGTCCCCGAGGATGTCGGGTATCCCTAAGGCCAGGGCCCGGTCATCGTGGTCGATCCAATAGATCCGGGAGGCTTCCGGCCTGTCCTTCATGGCCTTTTGGACGAGGGCGCTTTGTTCCTGGATCCCTTGGCGGTCGAAGGTCGGCCGGTGGGAAAAGGCGAAAAGGAACAGTTCGGCCGCCGCCGCGAGCGGAAGGGCGAAACGCCACCGGGGGAGATGACAGCCCGCCAAAGCCAGCAGGGCACCCAGGGCCAGGAAGATCGAAAGCTTGGCCAGGGCGACCACGCGGACAGCGGATCTTTGGGCTTCCCACTGGTCCATCAGTTCCCGATGGATGGCCTGTAGCCCGTTGAGATGCCAGGCCTTGGAAAGTCCGAGGCCCGAGTGCCACGCCAGGAAAAGGGCCGTGGCCAGGGCCAGGAGGGACAGGGCCAGTGCGGTCGGAAAGAGCTTCTTTTCCTCCGGCCGGGGCCGGGACCAGGATTCGACCCCGAAAGCGGTGAGGAAACAGAGCCCCAAATGGATGAAGATCCCGAACTTATAGGTCCCCCGGAAGAACCGGAAGAAAGGAAGATGATCGTAAAGGAAAGGATAGAGCGGGGTGTAGGACCCCAAGGCCAGCAGGACGGGCACCAGGAGCAACGACCCGATGCGGATGGAGCGGCCCGAACGGTCGGTCATCACCCCGTAGAGGGCCAGAAGGAAGGAACCGCCTCCCAGGAACAAGGAGGCCTCCCACCAGATGGCCCGGTCGCCCCAGCCGAAAAGGGGAGGATCCCCGGAACTCAAGCCGGGGGACAGGAAGCTCAGGAGGTTCAGGGGTTCCAAGGAGAACTCTTTTTGGGAAAGCCCTGAAAGGGGAATGTCCCGGAGGCTTTCCAAGCCGGCTTCCGATCCCGGGAGCCATTGGATCGCGGTCAAGGCCAGGGCGCCGCCCAGGGCGGCCAGGAGCCCCCCGGCCCTTTTCCAACGGCCCGAGGGCGACAAGGCCATGCGGACCAGGCCGTAGAGCCCGGCGCAAAGGACCGTATAGAAGAAATACTGGATGTGACCGGAAAGCAGTTGAAGGGCCAAGGCGGCCGTGGCGCCCAGGATCCTTTTCCTGTCGGGCCCTTCCACGGCCAAGGCTTCCGTCCGTTCGAAAACCAAGGGGATCCAAGCCATGGTGCAGAGGTTGGGAAGATGGCCCGGGTAAAGATGCAGGAAGAAAGCCCCTCCCAGCAGGAAGGTGGCCGCTCCCGATAGCCGGGCACCCATTCCCAGGGGATAACGGCCCAGCCAACGATGGAGGAAATAGCCGGCCAGGAAGAAATGAAGGGCGATGGAAAGGTTGAGGGCGGGAGCCAGGGGCAGGACAAGGAAAAGCCAATTGGGCGGGTAAAGAAGGGCCGATTGGAAACCGGCGAAGAAGGGGCTACCCCCGAAAATGTAGGGATCCCATAGGGGCAGGATGCCTTTTTTCATCATCGAAGCGCCGAATCCACGCCAGGCGTAGAACTGGTCGGCCAGGTCCCCCTGCAGCGAGGAAAGGATCCGATCCTGGGCGGGGGAAAAAAGCACATCGCCGAAAAGGAACAGGACCAGGGCCAGCAGGATCCCGGCGGCCAGGGCCTCGGCACGAAGGTCCATAGGTTCCAGGACCGATGAGTGGGACGGCCGAGAAGGGCGATGGGGGAGGCGGGACATTCCCCTATTCTACCGAGCGGTCCCCGGACTTTGCTCCTTTTCCGGGACGGAGCCCGGAGGCGGAGAGCCGCGCCGTAACCGGTCGAGCAATCCGGGCGGGGGCTTGAAGAGGGGATCGAGGCGCCCGGCTTCCAGGAAATTCCCGCAGGCCTTCTTGTATTCGCCGCCCTTCACCTGCAGCACGGCGAGGCGGTGCAACAACGCGGCGCGCCGGAGGCCGGAGCGAAGGGTCCTTTCCAGGGTCCCACGGGCGGCCCCGGCCTGTCCGGCCTCCAGTTCGAAGGCGGCCAATTGGTCCCCATAGACCGAGACCTTCCAAGG
This bacterium DNA region includes the following protein-coding sequences:
- a CDS encoding four helix bundle protein, whose protein sequence is MAHSDFMEVDVNALCDDLAGEINKTYQNLPWALKHEAVSRLKRQVHALSQAVAGAKKSASQARTEKLLEEATSLAHECVPLMSLALKKNLLSAELQERWAKRLTLIDRYLEQWKKASSR
- a CDS encoding glycosyltransferase family 39 protein, translating into MNPRARVPNSRSLGLLFLILVLGNAFLSCVPFPFPWKMVAGLLSVMILLGRVPKGWVRLSGRDKGPAPAVWAWIPLLLASAAIRFYRLDSLSLWPLTDEGTGSFFACQLDHEWRWNLLFSFDHVSPASYWIQALFYRIFPPSLAHLWALPALVSLAAVPMAYGAARVFFPAPFAFLAASLVGLSFWPFYLGRFNVPATWLPLWELLGLALLGVALKGRPWTWALAGAALAGGLYLFWNQGLLIGAVIGGTLLGRLRTVPRRERLPRFLALALPAGLIALPLAEAHLALPREDYLASIWAFQDGFSWSHYARVLGSYLGAIFWGSDPALGTFSYRPFWGGFLNPLLASAFFLGLLECLGDPRRAWARWMAFAGTVFLLPAFLTSNLEMFRLGCLMPLVLLLAARGLWLLSGSWKGHRRWALLLALALPSLALDLYHLTVAYPAFWEKNPGLWDRYAKQRPCFEAYRILEAFQREHGPGWVLNGFPASLEKDPKEQSLEVACFPFDAGRNPALGPDQARWAAFFAETPEVPLLGRTFPKGSWYRLGPPLYPVQEGVSYWMEVVDLEGAARAQAHRFLEANAFLDRMLYESLCFPSPRTRERVRSLLQDRQDLAVGIPFLESRWGHMRAVSFLRDGDLGGVLASLERGWGRGDEFRELGELARYHLDFITAEGAYRQAEAHGVPCWSPAQWKILHRKADLQRRLETEGAPVPGR